Proteins from a single region of Stappia sp. ES.058:
- a CDS encoding (2Fe-2S)-binding protein — protein MIRLNVNGEDREVDVDPDTPLLWVLRDELQMTGTKYGCGIAACGACTVNMDGYPTRSCQTRVSDVEGAKLTTIEGVDGKAASAVQAAWRDLDVPQCGYCQSGQILAATSLLAETPKPSDDDIDAAMSGNVCRCATYTRIRAAIRRAADTMEG, from the coding sequence ATGATCCGATTGAACGTGAACGGCGAGGATCGCGAGGTCGACGTCGATCCCGATACGCCGCTTTTGTGGGTGCTGCGCGACGAATTGCAGATGACCGGCACGAAATACGGCTGCGGCATTGCGGCCTGCGGCGCCTGCACCGTGAACATGGATGGCTATCCGACCCGTTCCTGCCAGACCCGCGTGTCAGACGTCGAGGGCGCGAAGCTGACCACCATCGAAGGTGTCGACGGCAAGGCGGCAAGCGCCGTGCAGGCGGCGTGGCGGGATCTTGATGTGCCGCAATGCGGTTACTGCCAGTCGGGGCAGATCCTGGCCGCGACCTCCTTGCTGGCCGAGACGCCGAAGCCCAGTGACGACGATATCGACGCCGCAATGAGCGGCAATGTCTGTCGCTGTGCCACCTATACCCGTATCCGCGCGGCGATCCGCCGCGCCGCCGACACGATGGAGGGCTGA
- a CDS encoding xanthine dehydrogenase family protein molybdopterin-binding subunit: MLHLMQRLANEAPRPTRRSFLKMSAGAAGGLLIGAKLPGSMAQAAAGASADQMFTPFVRITPDNIVTVLNKHLDMGQGNATGLATLVADELDASQDQVRAEFAPADNAKYKNLLFGVQGTGGSTAIANSFEQYRKAGATARAMLVAAAADAWGVPASEISVRAGTLSHGSGKTATFGEMAEKAAVMDVPGDVTLKTPDQWVYIGKGFPRLDVPNKTVGAPNTYGMDVQRDDQLVAVLTRPRAFGGKVASVNADEARKVSGVVDVFEVPGHGVAVLATSTWPAIKAQGLLEIEWDESEAETRSTGGLFEEYRTLADSDGPVFRDDGDATAELEGAASVVEETFEFPYLAHGMMEPMVLTVHVEGDRATFWYPAQFQTVDQATAAAVLGIPQENVTINTLYGGGSFGRRTSPDAKHIVEAASIAKIWGKSQPIKLVYTREDDTRAGYYRPMGVHKVRAGLDADGNLVAWHHRIVQQSLMTGTSFESFAVKDGIDSTSVEGVEDFSYALANFHGELHSPNVGVPVLWWRSVGHTQTAYVVETMIDRAAAAAGADPVAFRRAHLTRKTGSDAHDADNTRKLGVLDKVVEMSGWGEGAPEDRFRGVAVHKSFNTYVAEVAEVSRRDDDTFKVEKVWCAVDCGIAVNPDNVKAQMEGGIGYGLGAILFNEITLTDGHVDQENFDTYRPLRMKDMPQVEVEVIASAAAPTGAGEPGTPPIGPAVANAIRAATGSVPAVLPLSKSGLA; this comes from the coding sequence ATGCTGCATCTCATGCAAAGACTGGCCAACGAAGCCCCGCGCCCGACGCGGCGTTCGTTTCTCAAGATGTCCGCCGGTGCGGCGGGTGGCTTGCTGATCGGGGCGAAACTGCCGGGCTCCATGGCGCAGGCCGCCGCGGGCGCTTCCGCCGACCAGATGTTCACGCCCTTCGTGCGCATCACGCCCGACAACATCGTGACCGTGCTCAACAAGCATCTCGACATGGGGCAGGGCAACGCCACCGGGCTTGCGACCCTCGTCGCCGATGAACTCGACGCTTCGCAAGACCAGGTGCGAGCCGAATTCGCGCCGGCCGACAACGCGAAATACAAGAACCTCCTCTTCGGCGTGCAGGGCACCGGCGGTTCCACCGCGATCGCCAATTCCTTCGAGCAGTATCGCAAGGCCGGCGCCACGGCGCGCGCCATGCTGGTAGCGGCTGCCGCCGACGCCTGGGGCGTTCCGGCATCGGAGATCTCGGTCAGGGCCGGCACCCTGTCGCATGGGTCGGGCAAGACCGCGACCTTCGGCGAGATGGCGGAAAAGGCGGCCGTGATGGATGTTCCCGGCGATGTCACGCTCAAGACGCCGGACCAGTGGGTCTATATCGGCAAGGGGTTTCCACGCCTCGATGTGCCGAACAAGACGGTCGGTGCGCCGAACACCTACGGCATGGACGTGCAGCGTGACGACCAGCTTGTCGCCGTGCTGACCCGCCCGCGTGCCTTCGGCGGCAAGGTCGCCTCCGTCAACGCAGACGAGGCGCGCAAGGTGAGCGGCGTCGTCGATGTCTTCGAAGTGCCGGGCCATGGAGTGGCGGTGCTGGCGACCTCAACCTGGCCGGCGATCAAGGCGCAGGGCCTCCTCGAGATCGAGTGGGACGAAAGCGAAGCGGAGACCCGTTCCACGGGCGGGCTCTTTGAGGAGTACCGCACGCTTGCCGACAGCGACGGGCCGGTGTTCCGTGACGACGGCGATGCGACGGCGGAGCTTGAGGGCGCGGCCAGCGTCGTCGAGGAGACCTTCGAGTTTCCCTATCTCGCGCATGGCATGATGGAGCCGATGGTGCTCACCGTCCATGTCGAGGGAGACCGGGCGACGTTCTGGTATCCCGCGCAGTTCCAGACCGTGGATCAGGCAACGGCAGCCGCCGTGCTCGGCATCCCGCAGGAAAACGTCACGATCAACACGCTCTACGGCGGTGGCTCCTTCGGGCGGCGCACCTCGCCGGATGCCAAGCACATCGTCGAGGCGGCTTCCATTGCGAAGATTTGGGGCAAGTCTCAGCCGATCAAGCTGGTCTACACTCGCGAGGATGACACGCGCGCCGGCTACTACCGGCCGATGGGTGTTCACAAGGTGCGCGCCGGGCTCGACGCGGACGGCAATCTCGTCGCCTGGCATCACCGCATCGTCCAGCAGTCGCTGATGACCGGAACCTCGTTTGAATCCTTCGCCGTCAAGGACGGGATCGATTCCACCTCCGTGGAGGGCGTCGAGGACTTCAGCTACGCGCTGGCGAACTTCCACGGCGAACTGCATTCGCCCAACGTCGGCGTGCCGGTGCTGTGGTGGCGTTCGGTCGGCCATACCCAGACCGCCTATGTTGTGGAAACGATGATCGACCGTGCGGCAGCCGCCGCCGGAGCCGATCCGGTCGCCTTCCGCCGCGCGCATCTCACCCGCAAGACCGGGAGCGACGCGCATGACGCCGACAACACTCGCAAGCTTGGTGTGCTCGACAAGGTCGTCGAGATGTCCGGCTGGGGTGAGGGCGCGCCGGAAGACCGCTTCCGGGGTGTCGCCGTCCACAAGTCGTTCAACACCTACGTGGCCGAGGTTGCTGAAGTCAGCCGTCGTGACGACGACACCTTCAAGGTCGAGAAGGTCTGGTGTGCTGTGGATTGTGGCATTGCCGTCAATCCCGACAACGTCAAGGCGCAGATGGAAGGCGGCATCGGCTACGGGCTCGGCGCGATCCTCTTCAACGAGATCACGCTCACCGACGGACACGTCGACCAGGAGAACTTCGACACCTATCGTCCGCTGCGCATGAAAGACATGCCACAGGTCGAGGTCGAGGTGATCGCTTCCGCCGCAGCACCGACCGGAGCGGGCGAGCCTGGAACGCCGCCGATCGGCCCGGCAGTCGCCAATGCGATCCGCGCCGCGACCGGCAGCGTGCCGGCGGTGCTGCCGCTCTCCAAGTCTGGCCTTGCCTGA
- a CDS encoding 2Fe-2S iron-sulfur cluster-binding protein, translating into MSGYRLDQGGVLIDRARRVRFVFDGRPFEGFAGDTIASALAASGRAPAIRVALGNGEEAPPSQVALVDGLQVTSVSAGTTLLTRVLRALREKPLTLKGRDLPGVMRLSEGLALVQDYGVAPGQNVIVFCDEDDGLRAALDLHDAGAFVKAVVDMRVHPHRGLVAALAERGVRLEAGAVVSATRGRKALKGIDIRGFDAKSGQLGPNVMRPACDALLVSGDWEAIPRRLRSLRAIRSRDT; encoded by the coding sequence GTGAGCGGCTATCGGCTCGATCAAGGCGGAGTTTTGATCGACCGGGCGCGAAGGGTCCGGTTTGTCTTCGACGGGCGCCCCTTCGAGGGCTTTGCCGGCGACACGATCGCCTCCGCGCTGGCGGCAAGCGGTCGTGCGCCGGCCATCCGCGTGGCGCTGGGAAACGGCGAGGAGGCCCCGCCGTCGCAAGTCGCGCTCGTCGATGGTCTCCAGGTGACCTCCGTTTCCGCTGGAACGACTCTGCTGACACGAGTCCTGCGCGCGCTGCGAGAGAAGCCGCTTACCCTCAAGGGGCGCGATCTGCCCGGCGTCATGCGTCTCTCCGAGGGACTTGCACTGGTGCAGGACTATGGCGTTGCGCCGGGACAAAACGTCATTGTCTTCTGCGACGAGGATGACGGCCTGCGGGCCGCCCTGGATCTCCATGACGCCGGTGCCTTCGTGAAGGCGGTGGTCGATATGCGGGTCCACCCGCATCGCGGCCTGGTCGCCGCACTGGCTGAGCGCGGCGTCCGGCTGGAGGCGGGGGCGGTCGTTTCCGCGACGCGCGGGCGCAAGGCATTGAAGGGAATTGACATTCGCGGTTTCGATGCAAAGTCCGGGCAACTTGGCCCGAATGTCATGCGTCCGGCCTGCGATGCGCTTCTGGTCTCGGGAGATTGGGAGGCGATCCCGCGCAGGCTTCGGTCATTGCGAGCGATACGGAGCAGGGACACTTGA
- a CDS encoding sarcosine oxidase subunit gamma translates to MSDAPPELHANPSSGELTPGETVGTDDPALILCELKLAAVLEIGAWPNRLEAVTDALSTLSRADPPGRPGRFSQGDDALLGWLAFGRFLWLSDADEDATRLGEALDTNDAAVVDLGSARRGVRLSGEAAIATLNKEVAIDFDLKAFPPGSLAQAVIHQVPVIILRRSEDSFDLLVSSSLADAFLDWLRDAAAEFGYRVGDPLDKTVPAPAA, encoded by the coding sequence ATGTCCGATGCTCCGCCAGAGCTTCACGCGAACCCTTCAAGCGGCGAATTGACGCCTGGAGAAACCGTTGGCACCGACGATCCGGCGCTGATCCTGTGCGAACTGAAGCTGGCCGCCGTGCTGGAAATCGGTGCCTGGCCGAACCGCCTGGAGGCGGTGACGGACGCACTGTCGACGCTGAGTCGGGCGGATCCGCCGGGGCGGCCGGGCCGGTTCTCGCAAGGCGATGACGCGCTGCTTGGCTGGCTCGCTTTCGGGCGCTTTTTGTGGCTTTCCGACGCCGACGAGGATGCAACGCGGCTCGGTGAGGCGCTCGACACCAACGACGCCGCCGTTGTCGATCTCGGATCGGCCCGGCGTGGCGTGCGGCTGTCGGGCGAAGCGGCGATCGCGACCCTCAACAAGGAGGTCGCCATCGACTTCGACCTCAAGGCGTTTCCGCCGGGATCGCTGGCGCAGGCCGTGATTCATCAGGTGCCGGTGATCATCTTGCGGCGCAGCGAAGACAGTTTCGATCTGCTGGTCTCTTCCAGCCTCGCCGACGCTTTCCTCGACTGGCTGCGGGATGCCGCTGCCGAGTTCGGTTATCGCGTCGGCGATCCGCTCGACAAGACGGTTCCGGCACCGGCAGCCTGA
- a CDS encoding M24 family metallopeptidase, whose translation MSNDLIRTTRWHNGEKAWSPFSSAEMTRRKTDLRATLARRDIDAGLFTSYHNICYYSGFLYCQFGRRYGLVVDQDDATTISAGIDGGQPWRRSHGDAITYTDWQRDNYFFALQGLTKGVKRLGIEFDHVSLELRGLLAEALPGVEFVDIAADAMTARTIKSAEEHALIREGARICDIGGAAVATAIRPGVAEHEVAIASTNAMIREIARSFPQVELMDTWTWFQSGINTDGAHNPVTNRIVEAGDILSLNCFPMIFGYYTALERTMFCGHVPDAHLKLWEINCEVHRRGQELIRPGARCCDIAAELNEIYRSHDLLRYRSFGYGHSFGVLCHYYGREASVELREDVDTVLQPGMVVSMEPMIMIPEGEPGAGGYREHDILIVTENGAENITGFPYGPKHNVIG comes from the coding sequence GTGTCAAACGATCTCATTCGCACCACCCGCTGGCACAATGGCGAGAAAGCCTGGTCGCCTTTTTCCAGTGCCGAAATGACGCGCCGCAAGACCGACCTGCGCGCCACGCTCGCCCGGCGCGACATCGACGCCGGGCTTTTCACCTCCTATCACAACATCTGCTACTACTCCGGCTTCCTCTACTGCCAGTTCGGCCGCCGCTACGGGCTCGTCGTCGACCAGGACGACGCGACGACGATTTCCGCCGGGATCGACGGCGGGCAGCCCTGGCGGCGCTCGCACGGCGATGCGATCACCTATACCGACTGGCAGCGCGACAATTATTTCTTCGCCCTGCAAGGGCTGACGAAGGGGGTCAAGCGGCTCGGCATCGAGTTCGATCATGTTTCGCTGGAACTGCGCGGGCTGCTCGCCGAGGCCCTGCCCGGGGTGGAGTTCGTCGACATCGCGGCCGACGCGATGACCGCGCGCACCATCAAGTCAGCCGAGGAACACGCACTCATTCGCGAGGGCGCGCGGATCTGCGACATTGGCGGCGCGGCTGTCGCCACGGCGATCCGGCCGGGCGTCGCGGAACATGAGGTCGCCATCGCCTCGACCAATGCGATGATCCGCGAGATCGCGAGAAGCTTTCCGCAGGTCGAGCTCATGGACACCTGGACCTGGTTCCAGTCCGGCATCAACACCGACGGCGCGCACAATCCGGTCACCAACCGGATCGTGGAAGCCGGGGATATCCTGTCGCTGAACTGCTTCCCGATGATCTTCGGCTATTACACCGCACTGGAGCGCACGATGTTTTGCGGTCACGTGCCGGACGCGCATCTGAAGCTCTGGGAGATCAACTGCGAGGTGCACCGGCGCGGGCAGGAGCTGATCCGTCCCGGTGCGCGCTGCTGCGACATCGCGGCCGAGCTCAACGAGATCTACCGGTCACACGATCTGCTGCGCTACCGCTCCTTCGGCTACGGCCATTCCTTCGGCGTGCTTTGCCACTACTACGGGCGCGAGGCCTCCGTGGAACTGCGCGAGGACGTCGACACGGTGCTGCAGCCGGGCATGGTCGTCTCGATGGAACCGATGATCATGATCCCGGAAGGCGAGCCGGGCGCGGGCGGCTACCGTGAGCACGATATCCTCATTGTGACGGAGAACGGTGCCGAGAATATCACCGGGTTTCCGTATGGTCCGAAGCACAACGTGATCGGTTGA
- a CDS encoding ABC transporter permease — protein MAALPAYTSTGQRVWHYSFRTICGLIFFFLIFPILVILPLSFNAENFFTFTKEMLAFDPAGYSFKHYEDFFSNPDWQQAMRNSFAIAPVATLLATGFGTLAAIGLSQQHVPYRSAIMAVLISPMIVPLIISAAGMYFFYSRIGLQGTYVGVVLAHAALGTPFVIITVTATLVGFDRSLVRAAASLGANPVTTFFKVQMPLIIPGVVSGALFAFITSFDEVVVVLFLGSAGQKTLPWQMFTGLREQISPTILAVASLMVAISVVLLTVLELLRRRSERLRGLSPS, from the coding sequence ATGGCAGCCCTCCCCGCCTATACATCCACCGGCCAGCGGGTCTGGCACTACAGCTTCCGCACGATTTGCGGCTTGATCTTCTTTTTCCTGATCTTTCCGATCCTGGTGATCCTGCCGCTGTCGTTCAACGCGGAGAATTTCTTCACCTTCACGAAGGAAATGCTGGCCTTCGATCCGGCGGGCTATTCCTTCAAGCACTATGAGGATTTCTTCAGCAATCCGGACTGGCAACAGGCGATGCGCAACTCCTTTGCCATCGCTCCGGTGGCAACCCTTCTCGCCACCGGTTTCGGGACGTTGGCCGCCATCGGGCTCTCGCAGCAGCATGTGCCCTATCGCTCCGCGATCATGGCCGTGCTCATCTCGCCGATGATCGTGCCGCTGATCATCTCCGCGGCCGGTATGTACTTCTTCTACTCGCGTATCGGCCTGCAGGGGACCTACGTCGGTGTCGTGCTTGCGCATGCCGCCCTTGGCACGCCCTTCGTGATCATCACCGTGACGGCGACGCTCGTCGGCTTCGACCGAAGCCTGGTGCGGGCCGCGGCAAGTCTTGGAGCCAATCCGGTCACCACCTTTTTCAAGGTGCAGATGCCACTGATCATTCCCGGCGTCGTCTCGGGCGCGCTTTTCGCCTTCATTACCTCCTTCGACGAGGTGGTGGTGGTGCTGTTCCTGGGTTCGGCGGGACAAAAAACCCTGCCCTGGCAGATGTTCACCGGTTTGCGCGAGCAGATCTCACCGACCATCCTGGCGGTGGCATCGCTGATGGTCGCGATCTCGGTCGTCCTGCTGACGGTGCTTGAACTTCTGCGCCGCCGCTCCGAGCGGTTGCGTGGTCTCTCGCCGTCCTGA
- a CDS encoding ABC transporter permease, whose translation MNTQTPASTDTGPDENPQVLTTRDGTPLKVSLARALRREKLRALALIAPLLLFVLITFAAPIADMLFRSVENGIVSETLPKTVEALSSWDPETGEIPDQTTFTALYEDLRVAVEEKTHTRLGSRLNYEASGMSSLFRKTGRRVGRMDPEEATKERFIDIDKDWGTIETWAVLKRYSPTITPGYFLNAADMQLTAEGVELKPENERIYLYLFWRTLFLSLTITSSCLLLGYPVAFLLAALPARSANLLMILVLLPFWTSLLVRTSAWKVLLQQQGVINDFLVWTGLVSDAGRLVMINNQTGTIIAMTHILLPFMILPLYSVMKTISPSYVRAAKSLGANDWTAFWRVYFPQTVPGIGAGAILVFILAIGYYITPELVGGTDGIFISNRIAYHISSSLNWGLAAALGVILLAAVMLLFYVYDKIVGIDNVKLG comes from the coding sequence ATGAACACCCAGACACCTGCAAGCACAGACACCGGCCCGGATGAAAATCCCCAGGTGCTTACCACCCGTGACGGCACGCCGCTCAAGGTCAGCCTGGCGAGGGCGCTGCGGCGCGAGAAACTGCGGGCGCTGGCACTGATCGCTCCGCTGCTGCTGTTCGTCCTTATCACCTTCGCCGCTCCGATCGCGGACATGCTGTTTAGATCCGTCGAAAACGGCATCGTGTCCGAAACACTGCCCAAGACAGTCGAGGCGCTGTCGTCGTGGGATCCGGAGACCGGGGAGATCCCCGATCAGACGACCTTCACAGCGCTCTACGAGGACCTCAGGGTCGCGGTCGAGGAAAAGACCCATACCCGTCTCGGCTCGCGTCTGAACTACGAGGCCTCGGGCATGTCGAGCCTGTTCCGCAAGACCGGACGCCGGGTCGGGCGCATGGATCCGGAAGAGGCGACGAAAGAACGCTTCATCGACATCGACAAGGACTGGGGCACCATCGAGACATGGGCCGTCTTGAAGCGCTATTCGCCGACGATCACGCCGGGCTACTTCCTGAATGCGGCCGACATGCAGCTCACCGCCGAGGGCGTGGAACTGAAGCCTGAGAATGAGCGCATCTACCTCTACCTGTTCTGGCGCACGCTGTTCTTGTCGCTGACGATCACCTCGTCCTGCCTTCTGCTCGGCTATCCGGTCGCCTTCCTTCTGGCGGCCTTGCCCGCACGATCGGCGAACCTCCTGATGATCCTTGTCCTTCTGCCGTTCTGGACATCGCTGCTGGTGCGCACATCGGCCTGGAAGGTCCTGCTTCAGCAACAGGGCGTGATCAACGACTTCCTTGTGTGGACCGGGCTGGTCAGCGACGCGGGCCGGCTGGTGATGATCAACAACCAGACCGGCACGATCATCGCGATGACGCACATCCTTCTGCCTTTCATGATCCTTCCGCTCTATTCGGTGATGAAAACGATTTCGCCATCCTACGTGCGGGCTGCGAAAAGCCTCGGCGCGAACGACTGGACGGCGTTCTGGCGGGTGTATTTCCCGCAAACGGTGCCCGGCATCGGCGCCGGCGCGATCCTCGTGTTCATCCTGGCCATCGGCTACTACATTACGCCGGAACTGGTTGGCGGCACGGACGGCATCTTCATCTCCAACCGCATCGCCTATCACATTTCCAGCTCGCTCAACTGGGGTCTGGCCGCCGCACTCGGCGTCATCCTGCTGGCGGCCGTGATGCTGCTGTTCTACGTCTACGACAAGATCGTCGGCATCGATAACGTCAAGCTGGGCTAA
- a CDS encoding extracellular solute-binding protein, translated as MYFKTLLLAGAATAMMTSGAMAIDLTIVSWGGAYSNSQNEAYHKPYMAANPDVTIINDESSNEAVAKLRAMNEAGNVTWDLVDVVASDAIRLCDEGLAMEIDHDEVLAAAPDGTPASEDFGDLLVSDCFIPQIVYSTTFGYRTDVEAWNGKEPEDICAVFDLETFPGKRSLEKRPINNMEWALLCDGVAKGDVYDVLETEEGVSRALAKLETIKDQTIWWSAGAETPQLLADGEVVMGSTYNGRLFSLIEEQDQPVKMLWDAQVFDLDGWIVPAGLPDDRKAAVMDYLNFATDTQRLADQAKYISYGPARKSSAPLVGEHAELGIKMAPHMPTDPENSQNTFLYNYLWWADYRDDLDAKFQAWLAG; from the coding sequence ATGTATTTCAAAACACTCCTGCTTGCAGGCGCGGCTACCGCGATGATGACGTCGGGGGCGATGGCCATCGACCTGACCATCGTGTCGTGGGGCGGCGCTTACTCGAATTCGCAGAATGAGGCTTATCACAAGCCCTACATGGCGGCGAACCCGGACGTCACGATCATCAATGACGAATCGTCCAACGAAGCCGTCGCCAAGCTGCGCGCCATGAACGAAGCCGGCAACGTGACCTGGGATCTGGTCGACGTCGTCGCCTCCGACGCCATCCGCCTGTGCGACGAAGGCCTGGCGATGGAAATCGATCACGATGAGGTCCTTGCAGCGGCACCCGACGGGACGCCGGCCTCCGAGGATTTCGGCGACCTGCTCGTCTCCGATTGCTTCATTCCGCAGATCGTCTATTCGACGACCTTCGGATACCGGACCGACGTCGAGGCCTGGAACGGCAAGGAGCCGGAAGACATTTGCGCCGTCTTCGACCTGGAAACGTTCCCGGGCAAGCGCTCGCTCGAGAAGCGCCCGATCAACAACATGGAATGGGCCCTGCTTTGCGACGGTGTCGCGAAGGGCGATGTCTATGACGTGCTGGAGACCGAAGAAGGCGTGAGCCGCGCCCTCGCCAAGCTCGAGACGATCAAGGACCAGACCATCTGGTGGTCGGCCGGCGCCGAAACGCCGCAGCTGCTCGCCGACGGTGAAGTCGTCATGGGCTCGACCTACAACGGTCGCCTGTTCTCGCTCATCGAGGAGCAGGATCAGCCCGTGAAGATGCTCTGGGACGCCCAGGTGTTCGACCTTGACGGCTGGATCGTTCCGGCTGGTCTTCCGGACGATCGCAAGGCAGCGGTGATGGACTACCTGAACTTCGCGACCGACACACAGCGTCTCGCAGATCAGGCCAAGTACATCTCCTACGGCCCGGCTCGCAAGTCGTCCGCGCCGCTCGTTGGAGAGCACGCGGAACTCGGCATCAAGATGGCGCCGCACATGCCGACCGATCCCGAGAATTCTCAGAACACCTTCCTCTACAACTACTTATGGTGGGCTGACTATCGTGACGACCTGGACGCCAAGTTCCAGGCATGGCTCGCGGGATAA
- a CDS encoding ABC transporter ATP-binding protein, producing the protein MTETKGAAVRYENVQKSYDGETLVVKNLNLDIPPGEFLTMLGPSGSGKTTCLMMLAGFEPATHGEIFLNDRPINNVQPHKRGIGMVFQNYALFPHMSVAENLAFPLQVRGMNKAEQETKVKRALEMVELGHFGSRRPGQLSGGQQQRVAVARALVFDPELVLMDEPLGALDKQLREQMQYEIKHIHDNIGVSIVYVTHDQTEALTMSDRVAVFNDGVIQQLSRPDELYEDPKNSFVAQFIGENNKLSGTVESVEGKTCAVRLDDGTLLKADAVNIDGVGSRTTISLRPERVEFDTNDAMDNLVSGQIEEMIYLGDHIRVRMTVADNNDFVVKVRNRGEKRDLKTGQTVEIGWAAGDCKALDAVA; encoded by the coding sequence ATGACAGAGACCAAGGGCGCTGCAGTCCGTTACGAGAACGTGCAGAAAAGCTACGACGGCGAAACACTCGTCGTTAAAAACCTGAACCTGGACATTCCGCCTGGCGAGTTCCTCACCATGCTCGGGCCGTCGGGGTCGGGTAAAACCACCTGCCTGATGATGCTGGCTGGGTTTGAGCCGGCGACGCACGGCGAGATCTTCCTCAACGACCGGCCGATCAACAACGTGCAGCCGCACAAGCGCGGCATCGGCATGGTGTTCCAGAACTACGCCCTGTTTCCGCATATGAGCGTGGCGGAAAACCTCGCGTTTCCGCTGCAGGTGCGCGGTATGAACAAGGCGGAGCAGGAAACGAAGGTCAAGCGGGCGCTGGAGATGGTCGAGCTCGGCCATTTCGGGTCGCGCCGGCCGGGACAGCTGTCCGGCGGTCAGCAGCAGCGCGTGGCCGTGGCCCGCGCCCTGGTGTTCGATCCGGAACTCGTCCTCATGGACGAACCGCTGGGTGCGCTCGACAAGCAGCTGCGCGAGCAGATGCAGTATGAGATCAAGCACATCCACGACAATATCGGCGTTTCGATTGTTTACGTGACCCACGATCAGACCGAAGCACTGACGATGTCTGACCGCGTGGCCGTGTTCAACGATGGCGTGATCCAGCAGCTTTCGCGCCCCGACGAACTCTACGAAGATCCGAAAAACTCCTTCGTCGCCCAGTTCATCGGTGAAAACAACAAGTTGAGTGGGACCGTCGAATCCGTAGAAGGCAAGACCTGCGCCGTGCGTCTGGATGACGGGACGCTTCTCAAGGCGGATGCCGTCAACATCGACGGCGTGGGGTCGCGCACCACCATTTCCCTGCGTCCGGAACGTGTCGAATTCGACACGAATGACGCCATGGACAACCTGGTTTCTGGTCAGATCGAGGAAATGATCTATCTTGGTGACCATATTCGCGTGCGGATGACCGTTGCCGACAATAACGATTTTGTCGTCAAGGTCCGCAACCGTGGCGAAAAGCGCGATCTGAAGACCGGACAAACGGTCGAGATCGGCTGGGCCGCCGGCGACTGCAAGGCGCTCGACGCCGTTGCCTGA